The following coding sequences are from one Lycium ferocissimum isolate CSIRO_LF1 chromosome 3, AGI_CSIRO_Lferr_CH_V1, whole genome shotgun sequence window:
- the LOC132049042 gene encoding protein SULFUR DEFICIENCY-INDUCED 1-like translates to MIYAESNKACNLAHFLIKQARYDEARYIHGDVWRGKYLGSDDTKTKNRVEELLLELDLKQPPPFLQNISGLDLDDDFVNGLEQLISEWARPKSRRLPIFEEISTFRDQLAC, encoded by the coding sequence ATGATTTATGCAGAGAGCAACAAGGCCTGTAACCTGGCCCATTTCTTGATCAAGCAAGCCCGATATGATGAGGCTCGTTATATTCATGGAGATGTTTGGAGAGGCAAATATTTAGGTTCTGATGATACAAAAACAAAGAATCGAGTTGAggaattgttgttggaattggaCTTGAAACAACCCCCACCCTTCTTGCAAAACATATCGGGCCTCGATTTGgatgatgattttgtgaatGGGCTTGAACAGTTAATTAGTGAATGGGCCCGGCCCAAATCAAGAAGGCTACCAATATTTGAGGAAATTTCTACATTCAGAGATCAATTGGCCTGTTGA